In Colwellia sp. PAMC 20917, a single genomic region encodes these proteins:
- a CDS encoding methyl-accepting chemotaxis protein yields MNRTSNNERTFSEAEQLVSITDLEGKITYANNDFCSIAGYSLDELVGQHHNIVRHPSMPKAAFADLWSKLKQDDSWRGMVKNRCKNGDYYWVDAYVTPVYENGKVTGYQSVRTSPSFEQKQKAQQLYDKLNNGNSLYDLQSNFRLKRIVALFIIVSATFSNWLFTESIFSSVALLTCISLVSLVFSQELFAFPNYVAKTQRLSDSPSRLIFSGKGPLNIISYPIELYKARIRTILGRSSDSGRKLLNLATELESASTQTLKGIEEENNNLAQLATAITQMSATISEVSLNTNQTHDKILTVQNECKSNITVIEASQNKINCLASDVDKAASNALELVRDVDKISDVMSEIQGIADQTNLLALNAAIEAARAGEQGRGFAVVADEVRTLASRTQGATVQIQSSVVELQTTLKNWSEVMLKSKKNAEECSEDSSRIKQAMDHIISDVNDVSDMTAQIATAAEEQSVVANQITHSVHTIDDISQQNAILAEKVSHLGIAVSKSAENIERLNTTFK; encoded by the coding sequence ATGAACCGCACATCAAATAATGAAAGAACTTTCTCTGAAGCTGAACAATTGGTATCAATTACCGATCTAGAAGGTAAAATAACTTACGCGAATAATGATTTTTGTTCGATTGCAGGGTATTCACTTGATGAACTTGTTGGCCAACATCATAATATAGTTAGACATCCGTCAATGCCTAAAGCCGCTTTCGCTGATTTATGGAGCAAGCTTAAGCAAGATGATTCATGGCGAGGTATGGTTAAAAACCGTTGTAAAAATGGTGATTATTATTGGGTAGACGCTTACGTAACCCCTGTATATGAAAATGGCAAGGTAACAGGCTATCAATCTGTTAGAACATCGCCAAGTTTTGAGCAAAAACAAAAAGCTCAACAGCTTTATGACAAGTTGAATAATGGAAACTCTCTGTATGACTTACAAAGCAATTTTCGATTAAAACGAATAGTGGCATTATTTATCATTGTCTCAGCTACATTTTCAAATTGGTTATTTACTGAATCAATATTTTCATCTGTAGCATTACTTACGTGTATAAGTTTAGTCTCTTTAGTTTTTTCACAAGAGTTGTTTGCCTTTCCAAATTACGTAGCCAAAACCCAAAGGTTATCGGATAGTCCTTCACGCCTAATCTTCTCAGGAAAAGGGCCGCTAAATATTATCTCTTACCCAATAGAACTATATAAAGCAAGAATAAGGACAATACTTGGTAGAAGTAGTGACTCAGGGCGTAAACTCCTTAATCTTGCAACCGAGTTAGAAAGTGCATCAACACAAACGTTAAAAGGTATAGAAGAAGAAAACAACAACCTTGCACAATTAGCAACAGCAATAACTCAAATGAGCGCAACCATTAGTGAAGTAAGCTTAAATACCAATCAAACACACGACAAAATATTAACGGTACAAAACGAATGTAAGAGCAATATTACGGTTATCGAAGCCAGTCAGAATAAAATTAACTGCTTGGCTAGTGATGTTGATAAAGCGGCTTCTAATGCTCTTGAATTAGTCAGAGATGTAGATAAAATTTCAGATGTTATGTCAGAAATTCAAGGCATTGCCGATCAAACCAATTTATTAGCATTAAATGCAGCCATAGAAGCGGCAAGAGCAGGAGAGCAAGGGCGAGGCTTTGCTGTGGTTGCCGATGAAGTAAGAACTTTAGCGAGCAGAACTCAGGGAGCAACAGTTCAAATTCAATCATCCGTTGTAGAATTACAAACCACTTTGAAAAATTGGAGCGAAGTCATGCTTAAAAGTAAAAAGAATGCTGAAGAATGCTCTGAAGATAGCTCTAGAATTAAACAAGCGATGGATCATATTATAAGTGATGTAAACGATGTAAGTGATATGACTGCACAAATAGCTACCGCTGCTGAAGAGCAAAGTGTTGTTGCTAATCAAATTACACATAGTGTTCATACTATCGATGATATTTCTCAACAAAACGCAATACTTGCAGAAAAAGTCAGCCACCTAGGTATTGCCGTAAGCAAAAGTGCTGAAAATATTGAAAGGTTAAATACGACATTTAAATAA